The following proteins are co-located in the Cryptococcus neoformans var. grubii H99 chromosome 1, complete sequence genome:
- a CDS encoding ESCRT-II complex subunit VPS36: MSLPSPLSAAYWSTWSPVRPSATVIESVQRDQGEEWIGSWDAVGLYEANEKQPGYQTISLHITTHRLILIPSDNHSTHTPSLQTHLSYVRNTEYYSGFMRSSPKVTLTLGSPQSRDNDPAADSAGMWTCRVCGYVNERKGLGKSGKCGLCGVPYAQAVASPSVSAMPSRAGTPNSSGFTPPLSTADDEEGEGKVACPACTFLNSALLRNCEICTTPLPRPPQFNTAREKPEKQQVVRLSFRKGGDKEAYKKLTSVLRDKAWEREGRSSAQTMSLNGERSGAGIDGILQSIDLSAKAQDSHMQTAFADLEALMLRAGEMVRLAQSLNQKLSSQQAAASSPSGSPQGQTTEEEATMIRTSLVQLGLATPALTKEMVKNEQAYHEGLAKELGGLLTGRNGERGLMVGEGGRGVVALDEVWGLWMRARGVALLSPQALIDTLPYLPNYTSPSIHSLRLPSSLMVLHTPTFSTSSILSRTLNRLEPSSPDTDPSDSSSFEKSFSLLEFASTESLPIGLAQEFVGLMESQAGLVRDDQAGQGDGGVRWYRDIISP, encoded by the exons ATGTCTTTGCCCTCCCCTCTCTCCGCTGCATACTGGTCAACATGGTCGCCAGTCCGTCCATCGGCGACTGTGATAGAATCTGTGCAGCGAgaccaaggagaagagtggatCGGTAGCTGGGATGCCGTCGGTCTTTACGAAGC AAATGAGAAGCAGCCAGGCTACCAGACAATATCTTTACACATAACTACCCATCGTCTCATACTCATCCCATCTGACAATCATTCCACTCACACCCCGTCACTACAAACGCATCTATCGTATGTCCGTAATACGGAATATTACTCTGGTTTTATGCGCAGCTCTCCCAAAGTCACCCTTACTCTCGGAAGCCCTCAGTCCAGAGACAACGATCCCGCAGCTGACAGCGCTGGAATGTGGACCTGTCGGGTGTGTGGATATGTTAACGAAAGGAAGGGATTGGGTAAATCGGGCAAGTGTGGGCTATGCGGTGTACCGTATGCTCAAGCTGTGGCATCTCCCAGTGTATCGGCAATGCCCTCGCGAGCGGGTACACCTAATTCATCAGGTTTTACTCCCCCATTGTCTACCGCcgatgacgaagagggtgaggggAAAGTTGCCTGTCCAGCCTGTACATTTCTTAATTCAGCATTGCTCCGAAACTGCGAAATTTGCACGACACCTCTCCCGCGGCCGCCTCAGTTTAATACCGCAAGGGAAAAGCCAGAGAAGCAGCAAGTCGTGAGACTAAGCTTTCGTAAGGGAGGGGATAAAGAGGCATATAAAAAACTCACGAGTGTCCTTCGAGACAAGGCCTGGGAACGTGAAGGTCGCTCTAGTGCACAAACTATGAGCCTTAACGGCGAGAGGTCAGGGGCTGGAATCG ATGGCATTCTTCAGTCGATTGATTTATCGGCCAAAGCCCAAGATTCTCACATGCAAACAGCGTTTGCGGATCTTGAAGCACTCATGCTCCGTGCAGGAGAGATGGTTCGCCTAGCACAATCTCTTAATCAGAAGCTCTCCTCACAACAAGCGGCTGCCTCAAGTCCTAGCGGTTCACCCCAAGGACAGACtacagaggaagaggctaCTATGATTCGTACTTCGCTCGTGCAACTTGGACTTGCGACCCCTGCTTTAACAAAAGAGATGGTAAAGAATGAGCAGGCTTACCATGAAGGACTTGCAAAAGAGCTGGGAGGATTATTAACTGGCAGGAACGGGGAAAGAGGGTTAATGGTGGGcgagggagggagaggggtCGTGGCATTAGATGAGGTTTGGGGGTTGTGGATGCGCGCCAGAGGCGTTG CATTGTTATCGCCACAAGCATTGATTGACACGTTACCTTACCTCCCCAACTATAcatccccttccatccattcGCTTCGCCTCCCTTCGAGTCTCATGGTCTTACATACTCCGACGTTTTCAACCTCGTCCATTCTATCTCGCACTCTCAACCGCTTAGAACCTTCATCCCCTGACACCGATCCCAGTGATTCCTCGTCCTTTGAAaaatccttctcccttcttgaGTTTGCTTCGACCGAGTCCTTGCCTATAGGACTCGCACAAGAATTTGTGGGACTCATGGAGTCACAAGCAGGCCTGGTCAGAGACGATCAAGCTGGACAAGGGGATGGCGGTGTTAGATGGTATCGGGATATTATCAGCCCATAA